The Bacillus rossius redtenbacheri isolate Brsri chromosome 5, Brsri_v3, whole genome shotgun sequence region AATATCAGAGCTCAAATTTTAACCAGAAGACAAAAATTAacgtaaaagaataaaaaaaaatacagactaCGAGTAATTTAATGTGTAAGCCAAATTGTGGTTGCTGTGTTAATACCAGACATCTATAATTGAGGTTCTTTTAAGAATAGTTTTAAATGGATTGATCACTAAACCCAGGTCCACAAAGAAGCTGTCGAGACACGAACCTGTCCACCCGTCTTGCCGCGGCCATACTGCCGGCCCTCGCTGAAGCCAGCGTCCCAGTCAGTGCGGATGATGCGGTCGTCGAGACGCGTGCCGTTGATGTACCGCATGCAGGCCTCTGCGTCCACTCTCGTGTAGTACCTCGCCTCAGCTCAGGAAAATACACACACCCCAGCACAGAGCAATACCCTACGAGGAACATgagttatttataaataaaaattactacatGCTAAACCGATTCCAATATCTTAGTTGACTTACGAAACACTGTGAAACATTGGGAACTTCGAAGGCTCCCGTGATATCAAAACCGAGTTGCAAATGCAAGAAAATAAcagctaaatttaattttatttgtgcaATAAAAACCATAAAACGTTCTTGGAAGGAGGACCTGAAAAATACTGCTCAGTTGACAACACCATGTCCTGTATACTACTATAACTAAAACATCCATTAAAATAAAGATGCTAAGGCTAGCAGTCAatgtcttaaataattttgccTACATACTATGCACTAACTTAACAATCTTCTACAAAAACCTACCCACATGAGATAACAGATATATCCAAAAATGTGAAAACTATGCAGcaaaaattaacatacaaaaGGATATTCCACGTTGAAAAAAAGGATACTCTACAAAACAAAAGCCGCACGGTGTCTTCTTGTACTTGTCCAGCCCCATCACAATTTTCTTCACGTCGCCACATTTCGAGAACAACTCGTAGATCTGCTCCTCGGTGGTGTAGAAGGAGAGGTTGCCGACATAGAGAGTCGCAGACGTCCGCAGCTTCCGCTCTTGTTCGCTGCGAGAGCCCTGCGACATGACAACACACCATCCAGGATCCAGCTCGAACCCTTACTTTTAGCAGTTCAGCTTATTTCACGAGGAGGGAGGGACTATTAGGAGATTGAAGATTAAAGATTAAGTACCGATGATCCATCGTTCGAACGTAGCAGCCCTTGATAAGtcacacaaaattttttgttagtgAATGAGGAATTTATTATTGTAAGATAACTAAAATCATGATAATTAAACACATCCATAAGTACCACTTAAGTAAATAAACGAATTAAAATAGCGACTTTTAACATTTGCCTCAGGGTACCTTATTTTTAGAATATATTCAGTTAAGTTATTTTACTGTGGGAAATGTTTTTTATACCTAACTTGGTTTTACACAGTTTTaatccattttttaaaattgatactTAGTACTCAATATTTTCCTGGTATTTATAACTCCTTGATAAGCTAATGTTTCTAGAATTTAGGGTAAATGCTCCGTATCATGCAACCAAGTTTATCCTTTAACCCTGATGGTAAGATCCTGTATACAATGATCGTATGGTACATGAACTTTGCTGTTTTGTTTTAGTATGTCGAAATATCCTGACAAAACAAAGAATCTACt contains the following coding sequences:
- the LOC134532136 gene encoding nuclear cap-binding protein subunit 2, with the translated sequence MSSPTFGQTSVITASVELSSYRDQHFKGSRSEQERKLRTSATLYVGNLSFYTTEEQIYELFSKCGDVKKIVMGLDKYKKTPCGFCFVEYYTRVDAEACMRYINGTRLDDRIIRTDWDAGFSEGRQYGRGKTGGQVRDEYRTDYDGGRGGYGKIIQQKVSTPISDITAFNRV